In the genome of Gemmatimonas sp., one region contains:
- a CDS encoding GNAT family N-acetyltransferase, whose product MTLVLRPATRADVSVIRELIEGLADYEKLRHECIATDALLDVALFGARPYAEVVIAEWDGASAGFALFFHNFSTFLARPGIYLEDLFVRPEFRGHGIGKALLQYLAQQAVARDCGRLEWSVLDWNVDAIGFYEKLGARPQDEWTVYRVTGDTLTHLANGAL is encoded by the coding sequence CGGGCAGACGTTTCCGTGATCCGGGAACTCATCGAAGGGTTGGCCGACTACGAGAAGTTGCGCCACGAGTGCATTGCCACCGACGCGTTGCTCGATGTCGCGCTCTTCGGTGCGCGACCGTATGCGGAAGTCGTGATCGCCGAATGGGACGGTGCGTCGGCGGGCTTCGCGCTGTTCTTTCACAACTTCTCGACGTTCCTCGCACGCCCCGGGATCTATCTCGAGGATCTGTTCGTGCGTCCCGAATTTCGCGGACATGGCATCGGCAAAGCGCTGTTGCAGTATCTCGCGCAGCAGGCCGTGGCGCGTGATTGCGGGCGTCTCGAGTGGTCGGTGCTCGACTGGAATGTGGACGCCATCGGTTTCTACGAGAAGCTCGGCGCGCGTCCGCAGGATGAATGGACCGTGTACCGCGTTACGGGAGACACCCTGACGCATCTCGCCAACGGAGCTCTCTGA
- a CDS encoding sugar phosphate isomerase/epimerase, protein MDLSSFSRSTLSRREALQMLAAGVAGSVVLPALAHAASGDHADRRRIGRIGLQLYTVRSALSKDLEGTIAAVAAAGITELEFAGYYDKSPAWWSELLKKHKLTAPATHEALPATDDGWPAIFDRAKGMGHEIVIVPFVGNAYRGSRDNWMRLSERLNTGAQKAKAAGLQFAYHNHDFEFAPVGDATGYDILTANTDASLVKLELDMYWAVKAGRDPLEIMTAHKGRVICCHVKDASAAPERKMLDVGAGTIDFKMLLDKGRKLGLKHWFIEHDQPADALASIKASAAAMLKY, encoded by the coding sequence ATGGACCTGTCTTCCTTCAGCCGGTCGACGCTCTCGCGTCGTGAGGCGCTCCAGATGCTCGCCGCCGGAGTTGCCGGCAGCGTGGTGCTACCGGCGTTGGCGCACGCGGCATCGGGTGACCACGCGGACCGTCGCCGCATCGGTCGAATCGGATTGCAGCTGTACACGGTGCGCAGTGCGCTGTCGAAGGATCTCGAAGGCACGATTGCCGCGGTGGCGGCCGCTGGTATCACCGAGCTCGAATTCGCCGGCTACTACGACAAGTCGCCGGCGTGGTGGTCGGAGCTGCTGAAGAAACACAAGCTCACGGCCCCCGCCACGCACGAAGCGCTGCCCGCCACCGATGACGGCTGGCCGGCGATCTTCGATCGCGCGAAGGGGATGGGCCACGAGATCGTGATCGTGCCGTTCGTGGGCAACGCGTATCGCGGGTCGCGCGACAATTGGATGAGGCTCTCCGAGCGGCTCAACACCGGCGCGCAGAAAGCCAAGGCGGCCGGACTGCAGTTCGCCTACCACAATCACGACTTCGAGTTTGCGCCGGTGGGTGACGCGACCGGCTACGACATTCTCACGGCGAACACCGACGCGTCGCTGGTGAAGCTCGAGCTCGATATGTATTGGGCGGTGAAGGCCGGTCGAGACCCGCTGGAGATCATGACGGCGCACAAGGGCCGCGTGATCTGCTGTCATGTGAAGGACGCCAGTGCCGCCCCCGAGCGGAAGATGCTCGATGTAGGCGCCGGCACGATCGACTTCAAGATGCTGCTCGACAAGGGTCGCAAGCTCGGACTGAAGCACTGGTTCATCGAGCACGATCAGCCGGCCGATGCGCTGGCGTCGATCAAGGCGAGTGCCGCGGCCATGCTCAAGTACTGA
- a CDS encoding Gfo/Idh/MocA family oxidoreductase — translation MSSPRLGIGFIGSGFNARFHMQGFRQVRDADVLGVWSPNAKNAASAAKYARELDIGECKAYKSITEMVCDPKIDAIWLNGPNHARIENVEEICAAVTSGKATLKGIACEKPLGRTVAEAKHILKLVEKAGIMHGYLENQYFSPQVSVGHNLIWKRGAANTGRPYLARAAEEHSGPHGPWFWSGEQQGGGVLNDMMCHSVLVVRQLLTPPGESLSTLVPKRVTGHIASLKWSRKEYAAQLKKTMGVDYLKKPSEDFASVTIEFETPDGGMAIGEATTSWSFVGPGLRLSAELLGPEYSMKWNSLESGLDLFFSRAVKGKTGEDIVEKQMAETGQMPVVVNEAIAYGYEAEDRHFVRVFLGKEAPRLTFDDGLEVVKLLMTAYQSAEEGRTLAFPPPGLESFVPAVARGGWQPR, via the coding sequence ATGTCTTCTCCTCGTCTCGGTATCGGTTTCATCGGATCCGGCTTCAACGCGCGTTTCCATATGCAGGGCTTTCGGCAGGTGCGCGATGCCGACGTGCTCGGCGTTTGGAGCCCGAACGCGAAGAACGCCGCCTCAGCCGCGAAGTACGCCCGCGAACTCGATATCGGCGAATGCAAGGCGTACAAGTCCATCACCGAGATGGTGTGCGATCCGAAGATCGACGCGATCTGGCTGAACGGTCCGAATCACGCGCGCATCGAGAACGTGGAAGAGATCTGTGCGGCCGTGACCTCGGGCAAGGCAACGCTCAAGGGCATCGCCTGTGAGAAGCCGCTGGGCCGCACGGTCGCCGAAGCGAAGCACATTCTCAAGCTGGTGGAGAAGGCCGGCATTATGCACGGCTATCTCGAGAACCAGTACTTCTCGCCGCAGGTCAGTGTGGGCCACAACCTGATCTGGAAGCGTGGCGCTGCGAACACCGGCCGTCCGTATCTCGCGCGCGCGGCTGAAGAGCACAGCGGCCCGCACGGCCCGTGGTTCTGGAGCGGTGAGCAGCAGGGCGGTGGCGTGTTGAACGACATGATGTGCCACTCGGTGCTGGTGGTACGGCAGCTGCTCACGCCGCCGGGCGAATCGCTCTCCACGCTCGTGCCGAAGCGCGTGACCGGTCACATCGCGTCACTCAAGTGGTCGCGCAAGGAGTACGCCGCGCAGCTCAAGAAGACGATGGGTGTGGACTATCTCAAGAAGCCGTCGGAAGACTTTGCCAGCGTCACGATCGAGTTCGAAACGCCCGACGGTGGCATGGCGATCGGCGAAGCGACCACGAGCTGGAGCTTTGTCGGACCCGGACTGCGCCTCAGCGCGGAACTGCTCGGCCCCGAGTACTCGATGAAGTGGAACTCGCTCGAGTCGGGACTCGATCTGTTCTTCTCGCGCGCCGTGAAGGGCAAGACGGGCGAGGACATCGTGGAGAAGCAGATGGCCGAAACCGGACAGATGCCCGTGGTCGTGAACGAAGCCATCGCCTACGGCTACGAAGCGGAAGACCGCCACTTCGTGCGCGTCTTCCTTGGCAAGGAAGCGCCGCGGCTCACCTTCGACGACGGACTCGAGGTGGTGAAGCTGCTCATGACGGCATACCAGAGCGCGGAGGAAGGCCGTACGCTGGCGTTCCCGCCGCCTGGTCTCGAATCGTTCGTCCCCGCGGTGGCGCGGGGTGGGTGGCAACCGCGGTGA
- a CDS encoding 4-coumarate--CoA ligase family protein → MGEAKILRSPHPDVDIPDTPLVPFVLERVSEFPDHLAIICGVTGKSYTYAQLADAVRHVAAGLHAHGIKKGDVVGIASPNLPDFPVVFYAVVSLGAICSTVNPIATAEEIGAQFADSEAMLIFTIPELFEKCSAAARLASTVREIVVFGEADGATPYRELFAHGDTPPDVDIDPATDVAALPYSSGTSGIPKGVMLTHRNLVANLQQMQAITEVIDSNSRVLGVLPFFHIYGMVVVMGGALRQGACIVSLPRFDLEQVLRVLQDHKIRMANIVPPILLALAKHPVVANYDLSQLKYLFSGAAPLGAELASACQERLGLTVRQGYGLTETSPVTHFHPMDDNRVVLDSVGPSAPNTECRLVDPATGEDCAPGERGELWMRGPQVMKGYFNKPEATAACMTDDGWFKTGDVAVVDEMGWYKIVDRVKELIKYKGLQVAPAELEALLLGHPSIADAAVIPVPDPDAGEIPKAFVVLRAPLTAEQVMTFIAERVSSYKKVRQVEFVDAIPKSPSGKILRRVLVEQERRRVSSS, encoded by the coding sequence ATGGGTGAAGCCAAGATCCTTCGCAGTCCGCATCCGGACGTCGACATTCCCGACACGCCCCTCGTGCCCTTTGTGCTCGAGCGCGTGTCGGAGTTCCCCGACCACCTCGCTATCATCTGCGGCGTTACGGGAAAGTCGTATACATATGCGCAGCTGGCCGACGCGGTGCGGCATGTCGCCGCCGGCTTGCATGCGCACGGCATCAAGAAAGGGGATGTCGTCGGGATCGCCAGTCCCAACCTCCCCGACTTCCCCGTGGTCTTCTACGCGGTGGTGTCGCTCGGGGCGATCTGCTCGACGGTGAATCCGATCGCGACCGCCGAAGAAATCGGCGCGCAGTTCGCGGACAGCGAAGCGATGCTGATTTTCACCATCCCTGAGCTGTTCGAGAAGTGCTCGGCCGCCGCGCGCCTCGCCAGTACGGTGCGGGAGATCGTCGTATTCGGTGAGGCTGACGGCGCCACGCCCTACCGCGAGCTGTTCGCCCATGGTGATACGCCACCAGACGTGGACATCGACCCCGCCACCGATGTGGCGGCATTGCCGTATTCCAGTGGCACGTCGGGCATCCCCAAGGGCGTGATGCTCACGCATCGCAACCTCGTGGCGAATCTGCAGCAGATGCAGGCCATCACCGAGGTGATCGACAGCAACAGCCGGGTCCTCGGCGTGTTGCCGTTCTTCCACATCTACGGCATGGTGGTGGTGATGGGCGGCGCGCTGCGGCAGGGCGCGTGTATCGTGTCGCTCCCGCGCTTCGACCTCGAGCAGGTGCTGCGAGTGCTGCAGGATCACAAGATCCGCATGGCCAACATCGTACCGCCGATCCTGCTGGCCTTGGCGAAGCATCCGGTCGTGGCCAACTACGATCTGTCGCAGCTCAAGTATCTCTTCAGCGGGGCCGCACCGCTCGGTGCCGAGCTCGCGTCGGCCTGTCAGGAGCGACTGGGGCTCACCGTGCGCCAGGGCTACGGGCTGACGGAGACGAGCCCCGTCACGCACTTCCATCCCATGGATGACAATCGCGTCGTGCTCGACTCGGTGGGACCCTCGGCGCCGAACACCGAGTGCCGCCTGGTGGACCCGGCCACCGGTGAGGATTGCGCACCGGGGGAACGCGGCGAGCTGTGGATGCGCGGTCCGCAGGTGATGAAGGGGTACTTCAACAAGCCGGAAGCGACTGCCGCCTGCATGACGGACGACGGCTGGTTCAAGACGGGTGACGTCGCCGTCGTCGATGAGATGGGCTGGTACAAGATCGTCGACCGCGTGAAGGAGCTGATCAAGTACAAGGGCCTACAGGTGGCGCCGGCTGAGCTCGAGGCGCTGCTGCTGGGGCATCCGTCCATCGCCGATGCGGCCGTGATTCCCGTTCCGGATCCGGACGCCGGGGAGATCCCGAAAGCGTTCGTCGTGCTGCGGGCACCGCTCACCGCGGAACAGGTCATGACGTTCATCGCCGAACGCGTGTCCTCGTACAAAAAAGTGCGCCAGGTCGAGTTCGTGGACGCGATTCCCAAGTCGCCATCGGGTAAGATTCTACGCCGGGTGCTCGTCGAGCAGGAACGACGGCGCGTCTCCTCCTCCTAA
- a CDS encoding amidohydrolase family protein, which yields MPRSMMRLRAAALAAAALAAAPLSAQRAPVGPATRSYVKVDTNVLALTNVRVIDGTGAAARDGQTIIVRDGRIAAVGAASSVVVPAGAQVMDLAGKSVIPGLVMVHEHLYYPVGAGTYGNLTESFSRLYLAGGVTSMRTGGNMNGFAELLIAQAIARGEKPGPWIDATAPYLEGPGMGFNQVTILRDSSDARKLVEYWADQGATSFKAYMNITRDELKAAADAAHKRGLKITGHLCSVTYREAADAGIDDLEHGFFAMNDFVPGKKLDTCSGRGGAAQSMLAQADPESAEVQALFKYLIDKKIAVTSTLTIFETFTPGRPMPPGTDVLIEPLREQFAQRYASTQRNTQSVYAKAFPKGMAMERAFAKAGGTLIVGTDPTGGGGVIAGYSNQRALELLVEAGFSPLEAIRIGTLNGATYLGRGALTGSIVAGKLADLVVIDGNPAASIGDIRKVQLVFRQGVGYDPAVLIESVKGKVGLW from the coding sequence ATGCCTCGATCGATGATGCGCCTTCGTGCCGCGGCGCTCGCCGCCGCCGCGTTGGCAGCAGCGCCCTTGAGCGCGCAGCGGGCTCCCGTCGGACCGGCGACGCGTTCGTACGTGAAGGTCGACACCAACGTACTCGCGCTGACCAACGTGCGCGTGATCGACGGCACCGGCGCGGCCGCACGTGATGGGCAGACGATCATCGTGCGCGATGGCCGCATTGCCGCCGTCGGTGCGGCGAGCAGCGTAGTCGTTCCCGCCGGCGCACAAGTCATGGATCTTGCCGGCAAGAGCGTGATACCGGGGCTGGTCATGGTGCACGAGCACCTGTACTACCCGGTGGGCGCCGGCACCTACGGCAACCTCACCGAGAGCTTCTCGCGGCTGTATCTGGCCGGCGGCGTAACCAGCATGCGCACCGGCGGCAACATGAACGGGTTTGCCGAGCTGCTGATTGCGCAGGCGATCGCGCGCGGCGAGAAGCCGGGGCCGTGGATCGACGCGACGGCGCCGTATCTTGAAGGGCCGGGCATGGGCTTCAATCAGGTCACGATCCTGCGTGACTCGAGCGATGCGCGCAAGCTGGTGGAGTACTGGGCCGATCAGGGCGCGACATCGTTCAAGGCGTACATGAACATCACGCGCGACGAGCTCAAGGCCGCCGCCGACGCGGCCCACAAGCGCGGACTCAAGATCACCGGCCATCTCTGCTCGGTGACCTATCGCGAAGCGGCCGACGCCGGGATCGATGATCTCGAACATGGCTTCTTCGCCATGAACGACTTCGTGCCGGGGAAGAAGCTCGACACCTGCAGCGGGCGCGGTGGCGCGGCCCAGAGCATGCTCGCGCAGGCCGACCCGGAAAGCGCCGAGGTGCAGGCGCTGTTCAAGTACCTCATCGACAAGAAGATTGCGGTCACCAGCACGCTCACGATCTTCGAGACGTTCACACCGGGCCGGCCGATGCCGCCGGGTACCGACGTACTCATCGAGCCGTTGCGAGAGCAGTTCGCGCAGCGCTACGCCTCCACGCAGCGCAACACGCAGTCGGTGTACGCGAAGGCGTTTCCCAAGGGCATGGCGATGGAGCGAGCCTTCGCCAAGGCCGGTGGTACGCTCATCGTGGGTACCGATCCCACCGGTGGCGGTGGCGTGATCGCGGGGTACTCGAATCAGCGCGCGCTCGAACTGCTGGTGGAAGCCGGGTTCTCGCCCCTCGAGGCGATCCGCATCGGCACGTTGAATGGCGCGACCTACCTGGGGCGCGGCGCCCTCACCGGATCGATCGTGGCCGGCAAGCTGGCCGATCTCGTGGTCATCGATGGCAATCCCGCCGCCAGCATTGGCGACATCCGAAAGGTGCAGCTCGTGTTCCGTCAGGGCGTGGGATACGACCCGGCGGTTCTGATTGAATCGGTGAAGGGAAAGGTCGGCTTGTGGTAG